One segment of Candidatus Nanopelagicales bacterium DNA contains the following:
- the ileS gene encoding isoleucine--tRNA ligase, which translates to MYRAVPAQIDLTAMEHEVLALWEEKDTFARSLELSQGRPSWVFYEGPPTANGTPGTHHVEARAFKDIFPRYRTMKGYHVPRQAGWDCHGLPVELAVEKELGFSGKQDIETFGVAEFNDRCRESVLRHVGEFTEMTNRMGYWVDMDSAYWTMDAGYVQSVWWSLKQIFDKGLLVQDHRVAPYCPRCGTGLSDHELAQGYETVVDPSVYVRFPVTDADFLAKFPDAALLVWTTTPWTLVSNTAVAVKPTATYAVVRTVDGETLVVAQELAAGLFDEGFEVLATMPGSELERIGYERPFDLIEIPDAHYVILADYVTTDDGSGLVHQAPAFGADDLTSCRAYGLPVINPVLPNGHFEDSVPVVGGIFFKKADEELVKMLDESGRLFKHVQYEHSYPHCWRCHTPLIYYAQPSWYIRTTAIKDQLIAQNENTNWFPGTIKHGRFGDWLDNNVDWALSRNRYWGTPLPIWRCDEGHLTAVGSLAELSVLAGRDVCDTDPHRPYVDDITIPCPMCAAIATRVPEVIDCWYDSGAMPFAAVGYPQSDVDFAAQYPADFICEAIDQTRGWFYTLMAIGTLVFDQSSYKNVVCLGHILDEDGRKMSKHVGNVLEPIGLMNDHGADAVRWFMLASGSPWQARRVGHTAIADVVRKTLLTYWNTVAFQSLYGRLADWDPTSPAPAIADRPIIDQWLLSESNRLARDVDAALDQFDTQAAGRLIATFIDDLSNWYVRRSRRRFWDGDPAALATLHEALRTVTLCMAPFTPFITERVWQDLFSVGDAPDSVHLASWPLVDESIVDEKLATDMALVRRIVELGRAARATSGVRTRQPLRRALVSAPGWADLSQALRDQVCEELNIQSSDALDSQEAGLVDISMKANFRALGARFGKQTQFVAAAITASDAAQLHATMRSTGSVSLEAGELGTVEITADDVVITETPREGWAVASEGGESVALDLTITDELRRAGLAREVVRAIQEARKNAGFEVSDRITLWWSSQDSDVMQMWADHAEEIAGEVLATSVHNDLGGTIIVDVAEYSGSIAIARN; encoded by the coding sequence ATGTATCGCGCTGTGCCCGCACAGATCGACCTCACTGCGATGGAGCATGAGGTGTTGGCGCTCTGGGAGGAAAAAGACACCTTCGCTCGATCTCTTGAGCTAAGCCAGGGTCGCCCCTCCTGGGTCTTCTATGAGGGTCCGCCCACTGCCAATGGCACGCCCGGCACCCACCACGTGGAGGCTCGAGCCTTCAAAGACATTTTCCCGCGCTACCGCACGATGAAGGGCTATCACGTCCCTCGCCAGGCTGGCTGGGACTGCCACGGCCTGCCTGTTGAACTTGCCGTTGAGAAAGAACTTGGCTTCTCTGGCAAGCAAGACATCGAAACGTTTGGTGTTGCTGAATTCAACGATCGCTGCAGGGAATCAGTGTTGCGTCACGTCGGTGAATTCACCGAGATGACTAACCGCATGGGGTACTGGGTCGATATGGACAGTGCCTACTGGACCATGGATGCCGGCTACGTCCAAAGCGTGTGGTGGTCATTAAAGCAAATTTTCGACAAGGGCTTACTCGTGCAAGACCACCGCGTCGCGCCATATTGCCCACGTTGTGGAACTGGACTTTCTGATCATGAGCTTGCACAGGGTTATGAAACCGTTGTTGATCCTTCGGTCTACGTGCGCTTCCCGGTTACCGATGCTGATTTCTTAGCCAAGTTCCCCGACGCAGCATTACTCGTATGGACCACAACTCCGTGGACCTTGGTTTCCAACACGGCAGTTGCGGTGAAGCCCACTGCAACCTACGCAGTTGTGCGCACCGTTGATGGTGAAACACTCGTTGTTGCACAAGAGCTCGCTGCAGGGTTGTTTGATGAAGGCTTTGAAGTTCTAGCAACCATGCCAGGTAGCGAATTGGAACGCATTGGATATGAACGCCCATTTGATTTAATTGAAATCCCTGACGCGCACTACGTCATTTTGGCTGATTACGTCACAACTGATGACGGCTCAGGCTTAGTTCATCAAGCCCCTGCCTTTGGCGCTGACGACCTCACTTCATGCCGGGCTTACGGATTACCTGTTATCAATCCTGTGTTGCCAAATGGTCACTTCGAGGATTCTGTTCCCGTTGTTGGTGGAATTTTCTTCAAGAAGGCCGATGAAGAACTTGTGAAGATGCTCGACGAATCAGGTCGACTCTTTAAGCATGTGCAATACGAGCACTCATATCCGCATTGCTGGCGTTGCCACACTCCATTGATCTACTACGCGCAACCATCGTGGTACATCCGCACTACTGCAATCAAAGATCAACTGATTGCGCAAAACGAAAACACGAATTGGTTCCCAGGAACGATCAAGCATGGTCGCTTCGGTGACTGGCTTGATAACAACGTCGATTGGGCACTTTCACGCAACCGCTACTGGGGCACTCCCCTGCCTATCTGGCGATGCGACGAAGGCCACCTCACTGCTGTTGGATCACTAGCTGAACTCAGCGTTCTTGCTGGTCGCGATGTTTGCGACACTGATCCGCATCGTCCGTACGTCGATGACATCACCATCCCTTGCCCAATGTGTGCAGCAATTGCCACCCGCGTTCCAGAAGTCATCGACTGCTGGTACGACTCAGGCGCCATGCCTTTTGCCGCCGTCGGCTATCCACAAAGTGACGTTGATTTCGCTGCGCAATACCCAGCTGACTTCATCTGCGAAGCAATCGACCAGACCCGCGGTTGGTTCTACACCTTGATGGCCATCGGCACACTCGTATTCGATCAGTCTTCATATAAGAACGTTGTCTGCCTTGGACACATCCTTGATGAAGATGGTCGCAAGATGAGTAAGCACGTGGGTAATGTGCTTGAACCAATCGGACTGATGAACGATCATGGTGCAGACGCCGTACGTTGGTTCATGCTGGCTTCGGGTTCACCATGGCAGGCTCGTCGTGTTGGCCATACGGCTATCGCCGATGTTGTGCGCAAGACGCTCCTTACTTACTGGAACACTGTTGCTTTCCAATCACTCTACGGTCGCCTTGCTGATTGGGACCCAACTTCACCAGCCCCAGCAATTGCCGATCGTCCAATCATTGATCAGTGGCTGCTGTCGGAGTCCAATCGCCTTGCGCGCGATGTTGATGCTGCGCTTGATCAATTTGATACTCAAGCAGCTGGTCGTTTGATCGCGACCTTCATTGACGATCTTTCCAACTGGTACGTGCGTCGATCCCGTCGTCGATTCTGGGATGGCGATCCAGCTGCACTGGCAACTTTGCACGAAGCGCTGCGCACGGTAACCCTGTGCATGGCTCCATTCACACCATTCATCACTGAACGCGTGTGGCAAGACTTGTTTAGCGTTGGGGATGCGCCAGATTCAGTGCACTTGGCCTCATGGCCACTGGTTGATGAATCCATTGTTGATGAAAAGCTTGCAACAGACATGGCCTTGGTACGCCGCATCGTTGAACTTGGTCGTGCTGCGCGTGCAACCAGTGGCGTGCGCACCCGCCAGCCGCTTCGTCGCGCGCTCGTATCTGCGCCTGGTTGGGCTGATCTTTCCCAGGCTCTTCGTGATCAAGTCTGTGAAGAGCTCAACATTCAATCCAGTGATGCGCTCGATTCACAAGAAGCAGGCCTCGTTGATATCTCGATGAAGGCAAACTTTCGCGCCCTTGGTGCTCGCTTTGGCAAACAGACTCAATTCGTAGCCGCTGCCATAACGGCATCTGATGCAGCACAACTTCACGCAACCATGCGCAGCACCGGTTCAGTGTCCCTTGAGGCAGGCGAACTTGGAACTGTGGAGATTACTGCTGACGATGTAGTGATTACTGAAACTCCACGCGAGGGTTGGGCAGTGGCGTCTGAAGGTGGCGAAAGTGTCGCTTTGGATCTCACCATCACTGACGAACTACGCCGCGCTGGCCTTGCCCGTGAAGTTGTGCGCGCAATTCAAGAAGCACGCAAGAATGCGGGCTTTGAAGTGTCTGACCGCATCACCCTGTGGTGGTCATCCCAAGATTCTGATGTCATGCAGATGTGGGCCGATCATGCTGAAGAAATTGCTGGCGAGGTTCTGGCCACTTCTGTGCATAACGATTTGGGCGGAACCATCATTGTTGATGTAGCTGAGTACAGCGGCTCAATCGCTATTGCGCGCAACTAA
- a CDS encoding YggT family protein has translation MRAVGQILATILFVYQLIFFARIVFDLLQMFARSWRPRGPILILAEVIYSLTDPPLRLLRKVIPQVRLGGVALDFSFLILLIVLQMLIGILSSIG, from the coding sequence ATGCGTGCCGTAGGGCAAATCCTTGCCACCATTTTGTTTGTTTACCAGTTAATTTTCTTTGCCCGCATCGTGTTCGACCTGTTGCAAATGTTCGCGCGGTCATGGCGCCCACGAGGCCCGATTCTGATTCTTGCTGAAGTTATTTATTCCTTAACTGACCCACCATTGCGGTTGCTGCGCAAAGTTATTCCGCAAGTACGCCTCGGTGGTGTAGCTCTGGACTTTTCGTTCTTAATCCTGCTCATCGTCTTGCAGATGTTGATTGGGATCTTGAGCAGTATTGGTTAG
- the sepF gene encoding cell division protein SepF, which yields MASAMRKMAVYLGLVEDDEHEELYADDYEDVRQNVRTRDRRPPAPAYEEREPDRYQSRSVRAIPDQRAVRTFRDDATPDRRPSMAPMADRRPVAPVEFSRIETVHPRSYNDARRIGEDYRDGVPVIMNLTELDDPDAKRIIDFAAGLVFGMHGSIERITNKVFLLSPPNVDVGEAARAQIAQDGFFNQS from the coding sequence ATGGCTAGCGCAATGCGCAAGATGGCTGTGTATCTCGGCCTCGTAGAGGACGACGAACACGAGGAACTGTACGCAGATGATTACGAAGATGTGCGCCAAAACGTGCGCACCCGTGATCGTCGTCCGCCAGCTCCTGCGTATGAAGAGCGCGAGCCCGATCGATACCAAAGCCGCAGTGTGCGCGCGATCCCAGATCAGCGCGCTGTGCGTACCTTCCGTGATGATGCCACTCCAGATCGTCGCCCATCAATGGCGCCAATGGCTGATCGTCGCCCAGTAGCACCTGTTGAATTCAGCCGCATCGAAACTGTTCATCCGCGCAGTTATAACGATGCACGCCGCATCGGCGAGGATTACCGAGATGGCGTTCCTGTCATCATGAACCTCACTGAACTGGATGATCCAGACGCAAAGCGCATCATTGACTTCGCAGCTGGTTTAGTTTTTGGCATGCACGGCAGCATCGAACGCATCACCAACAAGGTGTTCTTGCTTTCACCTCCAAATGTTGATGTCGGCGAAGCTGCTCGTGCGCAGATTGCCCAAGACGGTTTCTTCAACCAGAGCTGA
- a CDS encoding YggS family pyridoxal phosphate-dependent enzyme, with the protein MSEDRLLELSLNLSEVHARVDAACVAANRARSEVQVLAVTKTFPASDLDLLAQLGCTDVGESRDQEARAKRQDVASPLRWHMIGQVQRKKAKHVAAWADVVESVDRIELAQALELGAQAADKTLDVLIQISLDPLGSPNRGGVDRIGVAPLAELILKSTHLNLMGVMAVAPLEGDPQAAFELLALSHTQLLQMAPQARTVSAGMSGDLEIAIANGATQVRIGGALLGNRPPLK; encoded by the coding sequence ATGAGCGAAGACCGTCTTTTGGAACTTTCCTTGAACTTGAGTGAAGTCCATGCACGAGTAGATGCTGCTTGTGTTGCGGCCAATCGGGCGCGAAGTGAGGTCCAAGTTCTTGCTGTAACAAAAACCTTTCCGGCTTCCGATCTGGATCTCCTTGCGCAATTGGGATGCACAGATGTTGGCGAAAGTCGCGATCAAGAAGCACGCGCTAAGAGACAGGACGTTGCAAGCCCGCTGCGTTGGCACATGATCGGCCAAGTCCAACGCAAGAAGGCCAAGCATGTGGCTGCCTGGGCCGATGTCGTGGAATCGGTGGATCGCATCGAACTGGCGCAGGCACTTGAGTTGGGGGCCCAAGCTGCCGACAAGACTCTTGACGTGCTGATTCAAATATCCCTAGACCCGCTGGGCTCGCCCAATCGAGGGGGAGTCGATCGCATCGGCGTTGCCCCGCTGGCGGAACTCATATTGAAATCCACCCACCTGAACTTGATGGGAGTGATGGCTGTGGCGCCCCTAGAGGGCGACCCGCAGGCCGCCTTTGAACTGCTAGCGCTCTCGCACACGCAGCTGCTGCAGATGGCTCCGCAGGCCCGGACTGTCTCTGCCGGCATGAGCGGGGATTTGGAAATAGCTATTGCCAACGGCGCGACACAGGTGCGTATAGGGGGCGCGCTCCTAGGGAACAGGCCTCCTCTGAAGTAG
- a CDS encoding polyphenol oxidase family protein: MNPLAAGRFRPASPCGRPVNWAATGRLGGGSVVPFDSLNLSTTVGDDQNTVLANQLSVAALVGASELHILDAKHGSQVGLASHAGIARGCDGVVTTVPGLGLLALAADCVPIVLADPGAGVIAAAHCGWRGLTAGIVEATVSAMRAQGAITIQAITGPAICVHCYPVQQDCIDQLRDGLTPEQFLSVSHKIGSQWHVDVRSGVHRQLAQQDVQFSSVDRCTFEDSSLFSYRRDGRTGRQGMMIVL; the protein is encoded by the coding sequence ATGAATCCTCTTGCCGCGGGACGTTTCAGGCCCGCGTCACCCTGTGGCCGCCCAGTAAACTGGGCGGCCACAGGTCGTTTGGGTGGCGGCAGTGTTGTGCCGTTTGATTCTTTGAATTTGTCGACCACCGTTGGTGATGACCAGAACACCGTGCTGGCCAATCAGTTGAGCGTGGCTGCCCTTGTGGGTGCCAGTGAATTGCACATTCTTGATGCCAAGCACGGATCACAGGTGGGCCTTGCATCTCACGCGGGGATTGCGCGCGGATGCGATGGAGTGGTCACCACAGTGCCAGGGCTTGGGCTCTTGGCTCTTGCAGCCGATTGCGTGCCAATTGTGTTGGCTGACCCAGGCGCGGGTGTTATTGCTGCCGCCCACTGTGGGTGGCGGGGGCTCACGGCAGGCATCGTGGAAGCAACTGTGAGCGCGATGCGCGCACAGGGTGCAATAACTATTCAGGCAATTACTGGACCAGCGATTTGTGTTCACTGTTATCCAGTGCAGCAGGACTGCATCGATCAATTGCGCGATGGCCTTACGCCCGAACAATTTCTTTCGGTGTCGCACAAGATCGGCAGTCAATGGCATGTTGATGTGCGGTCGGGAGTGCACAGGCAATTGGCGCAGCAAGATGTGCAGTTCAGCAGTGTGGATCGATGTACGTTCGAGGATTCATCGCTGTTTTCCTACCGGCGCGATGGCCGTACTGGCCGTCAAGGAATGATGATTGTGTTATGA
- the ftsZ gene encoding cell division protein FtsZ → MAAPQNYLAVIKVVGIGGGGVNAVNRMIEVGLKGVEFIAINTDAQALLMSDADVKLDIGRELTRGLGAGANPEVGKKAAEDHADEIEEVLKGADMVFVTAGEGGGTGTGGAPVVARIARSLGALTIGVVTRPFGFEGRRRSSQADDGIDALRAEVDTLIVIPNDRLLSLSDRNISVIDAFRQADHVLLQGVSGITDLITTPGLINLDFADVKSVMHSAGSALMGIGSARGEDRAIEAAEKAISSPLLEAGIDGAHGVLLSISGGSDLGLFEINEAARLVSDAAHPDANIIFGAVIDDTLGDEVRVTVIAAGFDGGEPPARSASVRKTAEPQAPAASATGEVPVVTSPPARPVQPARTIVFDDADDDLDIPDFLK, encoded by the coding sequence GTGGCGGCTCCACAGAATTATCTCGCTGTTATCAAGGTTGTAGGCATTGGTGGTGGCGGCGTTAACGCAGTCAACCGCATGATCGAGGTTGGGCTCAAGGGCGTTGAATTCATCGCCATCAACACTGACGCTCAGGCTCTGCTCATGAGTGACGCTGACGTGAAGCTCGATATCGGACGCGAATTAACCCGCGGACTGGGAGCTGGCGCAAACCCAGAAGTTGGCAAGAAGGCCGCCGAAGATCATGCGGACGAAATCGAAGAAGTGCTCAAGGGTGCTGACATGGTGTTCGTGACCGCAGGCGAAGGCGGCGGTACCGGAACCGGTGGCGCACCAGTTGTTGCGCGCATCGCTCGTTCCCTCGGTGCATTGACCATTGGTGTGGTCACCCGTCCGTTCGGCTTCGAAGGTCGCCGCCGCTCGTCACAGGCTGACGATGGCATCGACGCCCTGCGCGCCGAGGTCGACACCCTCATCGTGATTCCAAACGATCGTTTGCTGTCGCTGTCAGATCGCAACATCAGTGTGATCGACGCATTCCGTCAGGCAGATCATGTGCTGCTCCAGGGTGTCTCGGGTATCACTGACCTGATCACGACCCCCGGTCTGATCAACCTTGACTTTGCAGACGTCAAGAGCGTTATGCATTCCGCTGGCTCTGCACTCATGGGTATCGGTTCAGCGCGAGGCGAAGACCGTGCCATTGAGGCAGCAGAAAAGGCCATCTCTAGTCCGCTTCTTGAAGCTGGCATTGATGGTGCCCATGGCGTCCTGCTGTCTATCTCGGGTGGCAGCGATTTGGGTCTGTTCGAAATCAATGAAGCCGCTCGCTTGGTAAGCGATGCAGCTCACCCCGACGCCAACATCATTTTCGGTGCCGTCATTGACGACACCCTTGGCGATGAGGTGCGCGTCACCGTGATCGCTGCCGGATTCGATGGCGGCGAGCCACCAGCTCGCTCGGCCTCCGTGCGTAAGACCGCTGAGCCACAAGCACCAGCAGCTTCCGCGACCGGTGAAGTGCCAGTGGTGACCTCACCGCCAGCACGCCCAGTTCAGCCAGCTCGCACCATCGTGTTTGACGATGCTGACGATGATCTGGATATCCCTGACTTCCTCAAATAG
- a CDS encoding FtsQ-type POTRA domain-containing protein yields MSEPEVSPTANDGVVDLDARRVVTPKKRRRTLITIFIVIVALAAGWVVWFSSLLTSESVSVIGVEGAPAEQIAQAAQVPLGVPLAQLDTQGIADQLVSIPWLASVDVRRGWPHDVVIAVVPRTAIAVTGSGLGVDAKGVEFAPTTKLSAKLPTVTGDGIGLVSAMGVLNSLPDDLRPKVAKLSATTRDNVELTLHSGAIVKWGSVEQAELKSQVTRALLKRKAKIYDVSAPELPTTFKEKVKR; encoded by the coding sequence ATGAGCGAGCCTGAAGTTTCACCAACCGCGAATGACGGCGTCGTTGATCTTGATGCCAGAAGAGTGGTCACCCCAAAGAAACGGCGTCGCACTCTCATCACCATCTTCATTGTGATTGTGGCGCTTGCTGCCGGATGGGTCGTGTGGTTCTCATCGTTGCTGACCTCCGAGAGCGTCAGTGTGATTGGAGTGGAAGGTGCGCCGGCAGAGCAAATTGCGCAAGCCGCTCAGGTGCCGCTGGGCGTTCCACTTGCACAACTCGATACCCAAGGCATTGCTGATCAGCTTGTATCTATCCCTTGGTTAGCAAGTGTGGATGTGCGTCGAGGTTGGCCCCATGATGTCGTGATCGCAGTTGTGCCGCGCACAGCCATAGCGGTCACCGGAAGCGGACTTGGTGTTGATGCCAAGGGGGTGGAATTCGCACCGACTACCAAATTGTCTGCGAAGTTGCCCACGGTTACCGGCGACGGGATTGGTTTGGTCTCGGCGATGGGCGTACTGAATTCATTGCCCGATGATCTGCGACCAAAGGTTGCCAAATTGTCAGCCACTACCCGCGACAACGTCGAACTGACCTTGCACAGCGGCGCTATCGTGAAGTGGGGAAGTGTTGAGCAAGCCGAGCTCAAATCCCAGGTCACCCGAGCCCTCCTCAAGCGCAAAGCGAAAATTTATGACGTCTCTGCTCCCGAGCTTCCGACCACGTTTAAAGAGAAGGTCAAGCGTTAA
- the murC gene encoding UDP-N-acetylmuramate--L-alanine ligase, whose translation MADLGHVFIVGIGGAGMSGIARILVAQGAQVSGSDAKDSRRLESLRALGVNVNIGHSSEWLKGVDTLVFSTAIPESNPERAAAAELGITEMNRAEALVAVMAGSRGVAVAGTHGKTTTTSMLTVALQSCGADPSFAIGSELNETGANAHLGSGEIFVVEADESDGAFLHLDAVAAIVTNVEADHLNHWGSLEAIEQGFLEFAKNIQARSGFLTVCIDDAGGRKLATDARAMGVDVRSYGTSQDADYRLVDPTLVGRGWEYFVEHAGESIGPVRLQVPGEHNALNALAALVTGMGLGFSPDELIAGLAEFTGTRRRFDFKGEADGVRVFDDYAHHPTEIAATLRAARDVVGEGRLVVAFQAHHYYRTAMFLTEFGQALGLADEVIVLEVYAPGETPIPGASGQTMAANVPLPAEQVHFEPSWSAVAGQLAARAHPGDLIMTLGAGDIGLLGTEVLEILARRT comes from the coding sequence GTGGCTGATTTAGGGCATGTCTTCATCGTTGGAATCGGTGGGGCAGGCATGTCGGGCATCGCGCGTATCTTGGTCGCTCAAGGGGCACAGGTGTCAGGCAGTGACGCCAAGGATTCTCGTCGCCTTGAATCACTTCGCGCATTAGGCGTGAATGTGAACATTGGACACTCGAGTGAGTGGCTCAAGGGTGTTGACACCTTGGTGTTTTCAACAGCAATTCCAGAATCGAATCCTGAGCGTGCGGCGGCAGCTGAACTTGGTATTACTGAAATGAACCGAGCTGAAGCACTTGTGGCAGTGATGGCGGGCAGCCGGGGCGTGGCAGTTGCCGGTACGCATGGCAAAACCACGACCACCTCGATGCTTACTGTGGCTCTGCAGAGCTGTGGCGCTGATCCATCCTTTGCTATTGGTAGTGAGCTCAATGAAACAGGCGCGAATGCGCACTTAGGCAGTGGTGAAATCTTCGTCGTTGAAGCAGACGAAAGTGACGGGGCCTTTTTGCACTTGGATGCAGTGGCAGCAATCGTCACCAATGTTGAAGCAGATCACTTAAATCACTGGGGGAGTCTGGAAGCAATCGAGCAGGGCTTCTTAGAGTTCGCTAAGAATATTCAAGCCCGCTCAGGCTTCCTGACTGTCTGTATTGATGATGCGGGTGGTCGAAAATTGGCAACTGATGCACGAGCAATGGGCGTGGATGTGCGTTCATATGGCACGTCGCAAGACGCGGATTACCGTTTAGTGGATCCGACCTTGGTTGGTCGAGGCTGGGAATACTTTGTTGAGCACGCCGGAGAAAGCATTGGGCCAGTGCGCTTGCAGGTGCCCGGTGAACACAATGCCTTAAATGCCTTGGCTGCATTAGTAACGGGCATGGGCCTAGGCTTTTCCCCGGATGAGCTCATCGCAGGACTCGCTGAATTCACGGGTACGCGCAGACGTTTTGACTTCAAAGGTGAAGCCGATGGAGTGCGCGTTTTTGATGATTATGCCCATCACCCCACTGAAATTGCTGCCACGCTTCGCGCTGCTCGCGATGTAGTAGGCGAAGGTCGTTTGGTTGTGGCGTTTCAAGCCCATCATTACTACCGCACGGCTATGTTCTTAACGGAGTTCGGGCAAGCCCTGGGTTTGGCAGATGAGGTGATTGTGCTCGAGGTCTATGCGCCAGGTGAAACCCCTATTCCTGGCGCAAGTGGACAAACGATGGCAGCCAACGTTCCTTTGCCAGCCGAACAGGTGCACTTTGAGCCGTCATGGTCAGCGGTTGCAGGTCAATTGGCTGCCCGCGCTCACCCGGGTGATCTCATCATGACGCTGGGTGCTGGGGATATTGGCTTATTGGGTACCGAGGTGCTGGAGATTTTGGCTAGGCGTACATGA
- the murG gene encoding undecaprenyldiphospho-muramoylpentapeptide beta-N-acetylglucosaminyltransferase, with protein sequence MRRPTHVVLAAGGTAGHIEPALNLADALTQLEPGIEVTVIGGEHGLESTLVPARGYVLRTVPAVAMPRKLSVDLLTVGPKVGKAKRVSGEILDEVDADVVVGFGGYAALPAYLATKKRECGLVLHEANASAGLANKVAARFADSVLVSVTGSLPGTTLALPLRSAIAHLDRAAMRASARDYFGLNPNTPVLLVFGGSQGAQHINAVLAESLSSLLAQDIQVLHAYGTKNQAPALAPGYVAVPYLERMDLAYAAADLGLTRAGAMTVAEVAAVGLPSIFVPLPIGNGEQRFNALPVVNAGGGLVIENAELDAEWLTSTVSRLVKDRDALQMMSQATAQCGVRDSATTLAAEVLRVAAVYQSKKGVTRG encoded by the coding sequence ATGAGAAGGCCCACGCATGTTGTGCTCGCAGCCGGGGGAACTGCAGGCCACATCGAGCCTGCACTTAATCTGGCCGATGCCCTGACCCAACTCGAGCCAGGTATCGAAGTCACTGTTATTGGTGGAGAACACGGACTTGAGAGCACGTTAGTCCCTGCACGTGGATACGTATTGCGCACCGTTCCTGCAGTTGCTATGCCACGCAAACTCTCTGTGGATCTCTTGACGGTTGGCCCCAAAGTGGGTAAGGCCAAGCGGGTCAGTGGTGAGATTCTTGACGAAGTTGATGCTGATGTCGTCGTAGGATTTGGCGGCTACGCGGCGCTGCCGGCTTACCTTGCCACCAAGAAGCGTGAGTGTGGATTGGTGCTCCATGAAGCCAATGCATCGGCAGGTCTTGCGAATAAAGTCGCTGCTCGATTTGCTGACTCAGTGTTGGTGAGCGTTACCGGAAGCCTGCCCGGCACCACGTTGGCGCTACCACTGCGAAGTGCGATCGCTCATCTTGATCGTGCTGCGATGCGCGCATCAGCTCGCGATTATTTTGGTTTGAATCCCAATACACCTGTGTTGTTGGTCTTTGGCGGCTCCCAAGGAGCACAGCACATCAACGCAGTACTCGCTGAGAGTTTGTCGAGCCTGTTGGCTCAAGACATCCAGGTGTTGCATGCTTATGGAACAAAGAATCAGGCCCCGGCATTAGCTCCAGGTTACGTTGCAGTTCCATATCTGGAGCGCATGGATCTGGCGTATGCCGCAGCGGACCTGGGTCTTACTCGTGCAGGTGCGATGACCGTGGCAGAAGTTGCCGCGGTTGGTTTACCGTCGATTTTTGTACCGCTTCCCATAGGTAATGGCGAGCAACGTTTCAATGCATTGCCCGTTGTGAATGCGGGCGGGGGGCTTGTGATTGAGAACGCCGAGTTGGACGCGGAGTGGCTCACAAGCACAGTGTCCCGACTCGTGAAAGATAGGGATGCATTACAGATGATGAGCCAAGCAACGGCCCAGTGTGGTGTTCGAGATTCTGCCACCACATTGGCAGCAGAAGTTCTGCGAGTGGCTGCGGTGTACCAAAGCAAGAAAGGCGTAACGCGTGGCTGA